One stretch of Variovorax sp. 54 DNA includes these proteins:
- a CDS encoding TonB-dependent receptor domain-containing protein, with protein sequence MISCVSLSSGRASARRNRPACLPLTLALASAFGGLALVPLAAQAQAAAAASATLDETVVTANRTPQALSDLVGDVSIVDRKTIERSGATGVADVLARLPGMELSRSGGVGNATSLFIRGAESRFTAVYLDGVRIDSQSTGGAGWEGIPLSQIDRIEVLRGPAAAVYGSDAVGGVIQLFTKRGEEGVSPYAGIGFGSHGLRRIEGGVSGKSGLLDYSFGVAHEESKGFNIQPIAKRTPSKDGFTNPDRDGYRSTSGNLKLGFQITPDQRIDATLLTSNTEAAYDPSVSFRTKLPITFRDDVSTNELRTAGLTWSAKWNDIYSTRLQVTDSQTVYKTQPSFYRTETRLRGYLFQNEFRFGAHLVTATLERREDALENAPTTSAKLFSRDRSQNAAALGYGYVKGPHSLQLHVRHDDDSEFGGKTTGSAAYGYAITPSLRATVSAGTAFRAPTLYQRFSEYGLASLQPESSRNVELGLQYTAGATQAGIVLYRNRVQNLIVFDGSAKGCQSSFGCYASTARARYQGVTLTGGHRIGDVTLRASLDYQDPRDLATDNLLARRARAHGTLGADWRVAGWTLGAEIQSSGKRFDDAANTVKLGGYTLLNLSASTQITRDLNLVARVDNVGDKDYQFARLYANGGRTAYVGLKWTPQ encoded by the coding sequence ATGATTTCCTGTGTTTCCCTCTCCAGCGGCCGCGCCAGCGCGCGCCGCAACCGTCCCGCGTGCCTGCCGCTGACACTTGCCCTGGCCTCGGCCTTCGGCGGCCTGGCCCTGGTGCCGCTGGCTGCGCAGGCGCAAGCCGCCGCAGCAGCATCTGCCACGCTCGACGAGACCGTCGTCACCGCCAACCGCACGCCGCAGGCGCTGTCGGACCTGGTGGGCGATGTCTCCATCGTCGACCGCAAGACCATCGAGCGCAGCGGCGCGACCGGCGTGGCCGACGTGCTGGCGCGCCTGCCCGGCATGGAGCTCTCGCGCAGCGGCGGCGTGGGCAACGCCACCAGCCTGTTCATCCGCGGCGCCGAATCGCGCTTCACCGCGGTCTACCTCGACGGCGTGCGCATCGACTCGCAATCGACCGGCGGCGCCGGCTGGGAAGGCATTCCGCTGTCGCAGATCGATCGCATCGAAGTGCTGCGCGGCCCGGCCGCCGCGGTGTACGGCTCGGACGCCGTGGGCGGCGTGATCCAGCTCTTCACCAAGCGCGGCGAAGAGGGCGTGTCGCCCTACGCCGGCATCGGCTTCGGCAGCCACGGCCTGCGCCGCATCGAAGGCGGCGTGAGCGGCAAGTCGGGCCTGCTTGATTACTCGTTTGGCGTGGCACATGAAGAAAGCAAGGGCTTCAACATCCAGCCCATCGCCAAGCGCACGCCCTCGAAAGACGGCTTCACCAACCCCGACCGCGACGGCTACCGCAGCACCTCGGGCAACCTGAAGCTGGGTTTCCAGATCACGCCCGACCAGCGCATCGACGCCACCTTGCTCACCAGCAACACCGAAGCGGCCTACGACCCGTCGGTGAGCTTTCGCACCAAGCTGCCGATCACCTTCCGCGACGATGTGTCGACCAACGAGCTGCGCACCGCCGGCCTGACCTGGTCGGCCAAGTGGAACGACATCTACAGCACCCGCCTGCAGGTGACCGATTCGCAGACCGTCTACAAGACCCAGCCTTCGTTCTATCGCACCGAAACCCGCCTGCGCGGCTACCTGTTCCAGAACGAATTCCGCTTTGGCGCGCACCTGGTGACCGCCACGCTCGAGCGCCGCGAAGACGCGCTCGAAAACGCGCCGACCACCTCGGCCAAGCTGTTCTCGCGCGACCGTTCGCAGAACGCCGCCGCACTGGGCTACGGCTACGTGAAGGGCCCGCATTCGCTGCAGCTGCACGTGCGCCACGACGACGACAGCGAGTTCGGCGGCAAGACCACCGGCAGCGCCGCCTACGGCTACGCCATCACGCCGAGCCTGCGCGCCACCGTGTCGGCCGGCACCGCGTTCCGCGCGCCCACGCTGTACCAGCGCTTCAGCGAGTACGGCCTGGCAAGCCTGCAGCCCGAATCGAGCCGCAACGTCGAGCTGGGCCTGCAGTACACGGCCGGCGCCACGCAGGCCGGCATCGTGCTGTACCGCAACCGCGTGCAGAACCTCATCGTGTTCGACGGCAGCGCCAAGGGTTGCCAGTCGTCGTTCGGCTGCTACGCCAGCACGGCCCGCGCGCGCTACCAGGGCGTGACGCTCACGGGCGGCCACCGCATCGGCGACGTCACCTTGCGCGCCTCGCTCGACTACCAGGACCCGCGCGACCTCGCCACCGACAACCTGCTGGCACGCCGCGCCCGGGCCCACGGCACGCTGGGTGCCGACTGGCGCGTCGCCGGCTGGACGCTGGGCGCCGAGATCCAGAGCTCGGGCAAGCGTTTCGACGACGCCGCCAACACCGTCAAGCTCGGCGGCTACACGCTGCTGAACCTGTCGGCCAGCACGCAGATCACGCGTGACCTGAACCTCGTGGCGCGCGTGGACAATGTGGGCGACAAGGACTACCAGTTCGCACGGCTCTACGCCAACGGGGGCCGCACCGCGTACGTCGGACTCAAGTGGACTCCGCAGTAA
- a CDS encoding cobyrinate a,c-diamide synthase, with protein sequence MDSAVNNRRFPPGAAATCAAVLVAAPASGQGKTTVAAALARLHVRQGRRVRAFKCGPDFLDPHWLALATGAPVHSLDLWMTGEADCRARLHAAACEADLVIVEGVMGLFDGTPSAAELAARLGLPVLAVIDAQAMTGTFGALAYGLQNFQPGLPWAGVLANRVASERHADMLKDALREPADWLGALPRSADFALPERHLGLVGAAELGDAMERLDAAADVLATTPLGQRTPEQLPQLRFEPEAAVPIAPLLAGRTIAIARDAAFSFIYPANLDVLEALGARLAFFSPLADEPLPPCDAAWFPGGYPELHAEVLSASDRLRLSLANHVTSGKPIWAECGGMMALFDELATRDDAEPHDVHRLWGVLPGRAVMQKRLAGLGPQQLDLGVHALRGHTFHYSRCETPLAPAARTVGTRGGEALYVHGPVRASYFHAWFASSPEATARLFGAMPLELDSRAVQASSDAPH encoded by the coding sequence GTGGACTCCGCAGTAAACAACCGCCGTTTCCCGCCTGGCGCCGCTGCCACCTGCGCCGCGGTGCTCGTGGCCGCCCCGGCTTCGGGGCAGGGCAAGACGACCGTCGCAGCCGCGCTCGCGCGGCTGCACGTGCGCCAGGGCCGCCGCGTGCGGGCCTTCAAGTGCGGGCCCGACTTCCTCGATCCGCACTGGCTCGCGCTGGCGACCGGCGCGCCGGTGCATTCGCTCGACCTGTGGATGACCGGCGAGGCCGACTGCCGCGCGCGCCTGCATGCCGCCGCGTGCGAGGCCGACCTGGTCATCGTCGAAGGCGTGATGGGCCTGTTCGACGGCACGCCCAGCGCGGCCGAACTGGCCGCGCGCCTGGGCCTGCCCGTGCTGGCCGTGATCGACGCGCAGGCCATGACCGGCACCTTCGGCGCACTGGCCTACGGCCTGCAGAACTTCCAGCCGGGCCTGCCCTGGGCCGGCGTGCTCGCGAATCGCGTGGCCAGCGAGCGCCATGCCGACATGCTGAAGGACGCGTTGCGCGAGCCCGCCGATTGGCTCGGCGCCTTGCCGCGCAGCGCCGACTTCGCATTGCCCGAACGCCACCTCGGGCTGGTCGGCGCGGCCGAACTCGGCGACGCGATGGAGCGGCTCGACGCTGCGGCCGACGTGCTCGCCACCACGCCGCTCGGACAGCGCACGCCAGAGCAGTTGCCGCAGTTGCGCTTCGAGCCGGAGGCCGCAGTGCCCATCGCGCCGCTGCTGGCCGGACGCACCATCGCCATCGCGCGCGACGCGGCGTTCTCGTTCATCTACCCGGCCAACCTCGACGTGCTCGAAGCCCTCGGTGCGCGGCTCGCGTTCTTCTCGCCGCTGGCGGATGAGCCGCTGCCGCCTTGCGACGCGGCCTGGTTCCCCGGCGGCTATCCCGAGCTGCACGCCGAAGTGCTGTCGGCCAGCGACCGGTTGCGGCTTTCGCTCGCGAACCATGTGACGTCCGGCAAGCCCATCTGGGCCGAGTGCGGCGGCATGATGGCGCTGTTCGACGAACTCGCCACGCGCGACGACGCCGAGCCGCACGACGTGCACCGCCTCTGGGGCGTGCTGCCGGGACGGGCGGTCATGCAGAAGCGGCTGGCCGGCCTCGGCCCGCAGCAGCTCGACCTCGGCGTGCATGCCTTGCGCGGCCACACCTTCCACTACTCGCGCTGCGAGACGCCGCTCGCGCCCGCCGCGCGCACCGTCGGCACGCGCGGCGGCGAGGCGCTGTACGTGCACGGCCCCGTGCGCGCGAGCTACTTCCATGCGTGGTTCGCGTCCAGCCCGGAGGCGACCGCGCGGCTCTTCGGCGCCATGCCCCTCGAACTCGACAGCCGCGCCGTACAGGCGTCTTCCGATGCCCCTCATTGA
- a CDS encoding bifunctional adenosylcobinamide kinase/adenosylcobinamide-phosphate guanylyltransferase: protein MPLIEHEFILGGQKSGKSRRAEQRAADWLAAAPTSRRAVLIATAQAHDDEMRDRIARHQSDRAERVPGLQTLEEPIELARAIVTQSAPDTLVVVDCLTLWLTNLLMPLRTEGAAVVTRTPSAHATLLLIALREARGPVVLVGNEIGLGVIPLGRETRAFVDVLGRLNQDVAAACHRATLMVAGLPLTLKAPVA, encoded by the coding sequence ATGCCCCTCATTGAGCACGAATTCATCCTCGGCGGCCAGAAAAGCGGCAAGTCGCGCCGCGCCGAACAGCGCGCCGCCGACTGGCTCGCCGCCGCGCCCACATCGCGCCGCGCGGTGCTGATCGCCACCGCACAGGCCCACGACGACGAGATGCGCGATCGCATCGCGCGCCACCAGAGCGACCGCGCCGAGCGCGTGCCGGGCCTGCAGACCCTCGAGGAGCCGATCGAGCTGGCGCGTGCCATCGTCACGCAGAGCGCGCCCGACACGCTCGTGGTGGTCGACTGCCTCACGCTGTGGCTCACCAACCTGCTGATGCCGCTGCGCACCGAAGGTGCCGCCGTGGTCACGCGCACGCCCTCGGCGCACGCCACGCTGCTGCTGATCGCGCTGCGCGAGGCGCGCGGACCGGTGGTGCTGGTCGGCAACGAGATCGGCCTCGGCGTGATCCCGCTGGGCCGCGAGACCCGCGCCTTCGTCGATGTGCTCGGCCGGCTGAACCAGGACGTGGCGGCCGCGTGCCACCGCGCGACGCTGATGGTCGCCGGCCTGCCGCTGACGCTGAAGGCGCCCGTCGCATGA
- a CDS encoding ABC transporter substrate-binding protein translates to MKTWLRASLFGLALVVCAQAAQAIDVVDERGVTVHLAQPPQRIVSLLPSLTEGVCALGACDRLIGVDRYSNSPAQVRALPQLGGGIDPNVEAVVALKPDVVLLAKSSRVTQRLEALGLKVIVLEPKSHADVRRVLSALDQVLGTHEAPAVWRAIDAAVSAAAQSLPASAKGLRVYFEVNTGPYAAGDSSFIGETLARLGVKNIVPASLGPFPKLNPEFVVRANPDLIMVSVRSAMGLEQRPGWGGIRAVREGRVCRFDAEQTDVVVRPGPRMDEAARLMAQCLSDKGR, encoded by the coding sequence ATGAAGACGTGGCTGCGTGCGTCGCTGTTTGGCCTTGCGTTGGTGGTGTGCGCACAGGCTGCGCAGGCCATCGATGTGGTCGACGAGCGCGGCGTCACCGTGCACCTGGCGCAACCGCCGCAGCGCATCGTCTCGCTGCTGCCATCGCTCACTGAAGGCGTCTGCGCGCTCGGTGCCTGCGACCGGTTGATCGGCGTCGACCGTTACTCCAACTCGCCCGCGCAGGTGCGTGCGCTGCCGCAGCTTGGCGGCGGGATCGATCCGAATGTCGAAGCCGTCGTCGCGCTCAAGCCCGACGTGGTGCTGCTCGCCAAGTCGTCGCGCGTGACGCAGCGACTCGAGGCGCTGGGCCTGAAGGTGATCGTGCTCGAACCCAAAAGCCATGCCGACGTGCGTCGCGTACTCAGCGCACTCGACCAGGTGCTCGGCACGCACGAGGCGCCGGCCGTCTGGCGCGCGATCGATGCGGCCGTGTCCGCCGCAGCGCAGTCGCTGCCCGCCAGTGCCAAGGGCCTGCGCGTGTACTTCGAAGTCAACACCGGCCCCTACGCGGCGGGCGATTCGTCCTTCATCGGCGAGACGCTCGCGCGGCTCGGCGTGAAGAACATCGTGCCGGCGTCGCTCGGCCCCTTTCCCAAGCTCAACCCCGAGTTTGTCGTGCGTGCGAACCCCGACCTCATCATGGTCAGCGTGCGCAGCGCGATGGGGCTGGAACAGCGCCCCGGTTGGGGCGGCATCCGCGCGGTGCGCGAAGGGCGCGTGTGCCGCTTCGACGCCGAACAGACCGACGTGGTCGTGCGCCCCGGTCCGCGCATGGACGAGGCCGCGCGCCTGATGGCGCAGTGCCTGTCGGACAAGGGCCGGTGA
- a CDS encoding FecCD family ABC transporter permease yields the protein MHSAHLRRVLLLGAGLLLLGAALLLFGLGIGSTGFQSLLSARHDPVALQIVWDIRLPRTLGAWLAGALLGLAGAVAQGLFRNPLADPYLLGSASGASLGVALALMLFGGSVTSTQWVMRIGLTGAAFVGAVAAVLLTLTLARGVQQTLRLLLAGVIVGVVLGAAKDLITIASADILQALQGFVLGSTGLVGWTACAVMAAVGAVCLLLAWALAPVLDGLALGEATARSLGLPLGGMRAALVAVLALATGAAVAQTGLIAFVGLAAPHLVRSVVKTTHARLIVLSALMGGLLLMAADLLARWLIAPQELPVGVLTAVLGGSYLLWLMHRRGAKGGGL from the coding sequence ATGCATTCCGCCCATCTGCGTCGCGTGCTGCTGCTCGGTGCCGGCTTGCTGCTGCTGGGCGCGGCGTTGCTGCTCTTCGGCCTCGGCATCGGCAGCACCGGTTTCCAGAGCCTGCTGTCCGCGCGGCACGATCCGGTGGCGCTGCAGATCGTCTGGGACATCCGCCTGCCGCGCACCCTCGGCGCATGGCTCGCGGGCGCGCTGCTCGGGCTCGCTGGCGCGGTGGCGCAGGGCTTGTTCCGCAATCCGCTGGCCGACCCGTACCTGCTGGGCAGTGCTTCGGGTGCGTCACTCGGCGTGGCGTTGGCGCTGATGCTGTTCGGCGGCTCCGTCACCAGCACGCAATGGGTGATGCGCATCGGGCTCACCGGCGCGGCTTTCGTCGGCGCCGTGGCCGCGGTGCTGCTCACGCTCACGCTGGCGCGTGGCGTGCAGCAGACCTTGCGGTTGCTGCTCGCCGGCGTGATCGTCGGCGTGGTGCTGGGCGCCGCCAAAGACCTCATCACCATCGCCTCGGCCGACATCCTGCAGGCGCTGCAGGGCTTCGTGCTCGGCAGCACCGGACTGGTCGGCTGGACCGCCTGCGCCGTGATGGCGGCGGTCGGTGCGGTCTGCCTGCTGCTGGCCTGGGCGCTCGCGCCGGTGCTCGACGGGCTCGCGCTCGGCGAGGCCACGGCGCGCAGCCTCGGGTTGCCACTCGGCGGCATGCGCGCCGCGCTGGTGGCGGTGCTGGCGCTGGCGACCGGCGCCGCCGTCGCGCAGACCGGCCTGATCGCTTTCGTCGGCCTGGCCGCACCGCACCTGGTGCGCTCGGTGGTCAAGACCACGCATGCGCGCCTGATCGTGCTGTCGGCGTTGATGGGCGGGTTGCTGCTGATGGCGGCTGACCTGCTGGCGCGCTGGCTGATTGCGCCGCAGGAACTGCCGGTGGGCGTGCTCACGGCCGTGCTCGGCGGCAGCTACCTGCTGTGGCTGATGCACCGGCGCGGCGCGAAGGGAGGCGGACTGTGA
- a CDS encoding ABC transporter ATP-binding protein, with the protein MSRTPSAALEAHGLSATLGSVEVLHSIDLSLAAGRWTSIVGPNGAGKSTLLKALAGLLAHRGEVRLFGDAQAAVPARVRARRLSWLGQSGTGEGSADDLMVYDVAMLGRLPHQRWLAAPSEADRDAVERALRSTQAWDWRDRPLGQLSGGERQRVLLARALAVEAELLLMDEPLANLDPPHQADWMKTARELVAQGRTVVSVLHELPMALAADELVVMNRGRVVHHGACSDPVTHEALEQVFDHRIRVHRVADQWIALPL; encoded by the coding sequence GTGAGCCGCACCCCATCCGCCGCGCTCGAAGCGCACGGCCTCAGCGCCACGCTCGGGTCGGTCGAGGTGCTGCACAGCATCGACCTGTCGCTCGCCGCCGGCCGCTGGACCAGCATCGTCGGACCGAACGGGGCCGGCAAGTCGACGTTGTTGAAGGCGTTGGCTGGCTTGCTCGCACACCGCGGCGAGGTGCGGCTCTTCGGCGACGCACAGGCTGCCGTGCCGGCCCGCGTGCGCGCACGACGCCTGTCGTGGCTCGGCCAGAGCGGCACGGGCGAGGGCAGTGCCGACGACCTGATGGTCTACGACGTCGCCATGCTCGGTCGCCTGCCGCATCAGCGATGGCTCGCGGCACCTAGCGAAGCCGACCGCGACGCCGTCGAACGCGCACTGCGCAGCACCCAGGCCTGGGATTGGCGCGACCGTCCGTTGGGGCAGCTCTCGGGTGGCGAACGTCAGCGTGTGCTGCTGGCGCGGGCGCTGGCCGTCGAGGCCGAGTTGTTGCTGATGGACGAGCCGCTGGCCAACCTCGATCCGCCGCATCAGGCGGACTGGATGAAGACGGCGCGCGAACTGGTGGCGCAAGGCCGCACCGTGGTCAGCGTGTTGCATGAATTGCCGATGGCGTTGGCTGCAGACGAATTGGTAGTGATGAATCGGGGGAGGGTGGTGCATCACGGTGCGTGTTCCGATCCAGTGACTCACGAGGCGCTCGAGCAAGTCTTCGACCATCGGATTCGCGTTCACCGCGTCGCGGATCAGTGGATCGCGTTGCCGCTATGA
- the cobO gene encoding cob(I)yrinic acid a,c-diamide adenosyltransferase has protein sequence MQIETPPSEKPYEKPEGERRGIVIVNTGDGKGKSTAAFGLALRAHGRGKAVKIYQFMKVPSARFGEHRMFEQIGIPIEGLGDGFSWKSQDLERSGQLARDGWEKAKAAILSGDFFLVVLDEITYPLIYGWLPLEGVLETLRARPKHVHVVLTGRRCPPELIELADTVTEMQMVKHAFKAGIPAQRGIED, from the coding sequence ATGCAAATAGAAACCCCTCCCAGCGAAAAGCCCTACGAGAAGCCCGAAGGCGAACGCCGCGGCATCGTCATCGTCAACACCGGCGACGGCAAGGGCAAGAGCACCGCTGCCTTCGGCCTCGCGCTGCGCGCACACGGCCGCGGCAAGGCCGTGAAGATCTACCAGTTCATGAAGGTGCCTTCGGCGCGCTTCGGCGAGCACCGCATGTTCGAGCAGATTGGCATTCCCATCGAAGGCCTCGGCGACGGCTTCAGCTGGAAGAGCCAGGACCTCGAGCGCTCGGGTCAGCTGGCGCGCGACGGCTGGGAAAAGGCCAAGGCCGCGATCCTGTCGGGCGACTTTTTCCTCGTGGTGCTCGACGAGATCACCTATCCGCTGATCTACGGCTGGCTGCCGCTCGAAGGCGTGCTCGAGACCCTGCGCGCACGCCCGAAGCACGTGCACGTTGTGCTCACCGGCCGCCGCTGCCCGCCCGAGCTCATCGAGCTGGCCGACACCGTCACCGAGATGCAGATGGTCAAGCATGCGTTCAAGGCCGGTATTCCGGCGCAGCGCGGCATCGAGGACTGA
- the bluB gene encoding 5,6-dimethylbenzimidazole synthase: MVAHAFAADEAKAVYRAIHERRDMRHFAGGEVPPDVLRRLLDAAHHAPSVGFMQPWRFIRVRGEELRRQLHEVVERERVLTARALGQREDEFMRLKVQGVLDAAELLVVTLADGREQHVFGRRTLPQMDLASASCAIQNLWLAARAEGLGMGWVSLFEPAELSVLLGLPEGAEPIALLCLGPVHAFYEEPMLQRERWARRAPLASLVFDERWGRPSDLFDPSSTSSSSVEPT; the protein is encoded by the coding sequence ATGGTGGCGCATGCGTTCGCGGCCGACGAGGCCAAGGCGGTGTACCGCGCCATCCACGAGCGGCGCGACATGCGCCACTTTGCAGGGGGTGAGGTGCCGCCCGACGTGCTGCGCCGCCTGCTCGACGCCGCGCACCATGCGCCCAGCGTCGGCTTCATGCAGCCGTGGCGCTTCATCCGTGTGCGCGGCGAAGAACTGCGCCGACAGTTGCACGAGGTGGTCGAGCGCGAACGCGTGCTCACTGCCCGCGCGCTCGGCCAGCGCGAAGACGAGTTCATGCGCCTCAAGGTGCAGGGCGTGCTCGACGCGGCCGAGCTGTTGGTGGTGACGCTGGCCGACGGTCGCGAGCAGCATGTGTTCGGTCGCCGCACCCTGCCGCAGATGGACCTGGCCTCGGCCTCCTGCGCGATCCAGAACCTCTGGCTCGCGGCGCGTGCCGAAGGGCTGGGCATGGGCTGGGTGTCGCTGTTCGAGCCCGCCGAGCTGAGCGTGCTGCTCGGCCTGCCCGAAGGCGCCGAGCCGATCGCCTTGCTGTGCCTGGGGCCGGTGCATGCGTTCTACGAAGAGCCGATGCTGCAGCGCGAACGCTGGGCCAGGCGTGCGCCGCTTGCCTCGCTGGTGTTCGACGAACGCTGGGGCCGTCCGTCGGACCTGTTCGATCCTTCTTCCACTTCATCTTCTTCCGTGGAGCCCACCTGA
- a CDS encoding MotA/TolQ/ExbB proton channel family protein, whose product MLAFDTVLFELARLFLWPVTLGVLLSFVYAVYCLGAFGIEWWQRRRDPSRALVLQRHAQASQEQMELVVLKQLEGVRLCSRVAPMLGLIATMIPMGPALVAVASGESQGVAQSLAPAFAAVIVALASASITFVVYTVRRRWLMRELVMLLDARDRLS is encoded by the coding sequence ATGCTGGCCTTCGACACCGTTCTCTTCGAACTCGCGCGCCTGTTCCTCTGGCCCGTGACGCTCGGCGTGCTGCTGTCTTTCGTCTACGCGGTGTACTGCCTCGGCGCCTTCGGCATCGAGTGGTGGCAGCGCCGCCGCGATCCGTCGCGCGCGCTGGTGCTGCAGCGCCATGCGCAGGCCAGCCAGGAGCAGATGGAGCTGGTCGTGCTCAAGCAGCTCGAAGGCGTGCGCCTGTGCAGCCGCGTGGCGCCGATGCTCGGGCTGATCGCCACCATGATCCCCATGGGCCCGGCGCTCGTGGCCGTGGCCTCGGGCGAATCGCAGGGCGTGGCGCAGAGCCTGGCGCCCGCGTTCGCGGCCGTGATCGTGGCGCTGGCTTCGGCCTCGATCACCTTCGTGGTCTACACGGTGCGCCGCCGCTGGCTCATGCGCGAGTTGGTGATGCTGCTCGACGCGCGGGATCGGCTGTCATGA
- a CDS encoding DUF2149 domain-containing protein, which produces MSRRQFSILSSLDSDDDDPVLSTINLIDVFMVVIGMLMIAVINNPVNPFSQDKVTVIRHEGQPDMEIITREGQKVTRFKASGATGQGDGEKAGTAWRLKDGTMIYVPADAVPASGGK; this is translated from the coding sequence ATGAGCCGCAGGCAGTTCTCGATTTTGAGCAGTCTCGACAGCGATGACGACGACCCGGTGCTCTCGACCATCAACCTGATCGACGTCTTTATGGTCGTGATCGGCATGCTGATGATCGCGGTCATCAACAACCCGGTGAATCCGTTCTCGCAGGACAAGGTGACGGTCATTCGCCACGAGGGCCAGCCCGACATGGAGATCATCACGCGCGAAGGCCAGAAGGTCACGCGCTTCAAGGCCAGCGGCGCGACGGGGCAGGGCGACGGTGAAAAGGCGGGCACCGCCTGGCGCCTGAAGGACGGCACGATGATCTACGTGCCGGCGGACGCGGTGCCGGCGTCGGGCGGGAAGTGA